A genome region from Methylorubrum populi includes the following:
- a CDS encoding spermidine synthase gives MIPWEHLDTAPIPGEAGTLRLMRRGTEFSIQLDRNELMNSRLSGSEEALARLSAERIAGAKAPRVLIGGYGMGFTLRAALACLPPRAQVTVAEIVPAVLAWARGPMAGMTGASLDDPRVSIREADVAAVIAERSGAWDAILLDVDNGPDGLTRAANDRLYDAAGLGAARAALRPRGVLAVWSAHPDGAFTRRLGPAGFSVEAVATRARGKRGARHVIWLAGR, from the coding sequence ATGATCCCCTGGGAACATCTCGACACCGCCCCGATCCCCGGCGAGGCGGGGACGCTTCGCCTGATGCGGCGCGGCACCGAGTTCTCGATCCAGCTCGACCGCAACGAGCTGATGAACAGCCGCCTCAGCGGTTCCGAGGAGGCGCTGGCGCGGCTCTCGGCCGAGCGGATCGCCGGGGCGAAGGCGCCGCGGGTGCTGATCGGCGGCTACGGCATGGGCTTCACCCTGCGGGCCGCGCTCGCCTGTTTGCCGCCTCGGGCGCAGGTGACGGTGGCCGAGATCGTGCCGGCGGTGCTGGCCTGGGCGCGCGGGCCGATGGCCGGGATGACCGGCGCCAGCCTGGATGACCCGCGGGTCTCGATCCGCGAGGCCGATGTCGCTGCCGTGATCGCTGAGCGGTCGGGCGCCTGGGACGCGATCCTGCTCGATGTCGACAACGGCCCCGACGGCCTCACCCGCGCTGCCAACGACCGCCTCTACGACGCCGCCGGCCTCGGCGCGGCCCGCGCGGCTCTGCGCCCCCGCGGCGTGCTGGCGGTGTGGTCGGCCCATCCCGACGGGGCCTTCACGCGGCGGCTCGGGCCGGCGGGTTTTTCGGTGGAGGCGGTGGCGACGCGGGCGCGCGGCAAGCGCGGGGCGCGGCATGTGATCTGGCTGGCCGGGCGCTGA
- a CDS encoding aminotransferase class I/II-fold pyridoxal phosphate-dependent enzyme, with translation MTQPSRPQDGRAALASFVTNRLGRAAARPAPAEAKAPAGDSVQDFEKLTGYRELRLQRSAADLIGLSNPFFRVHETRAAANTRIGGEAFSNYSSYDYLGLNGHPAVSGAARKAIEAFGTSASASRVVAGERPGHIKLERALAAHYGTEACVIMVSGHATNVTAIGAMLEAPDVIFHDALIHNSVVTGAQLSGAQRRSFAHNDPAALEKLLEATRHEHRRALIVIEGLYSMDGDAPDLAAFVELKRRYDCWLMVDDAHGLGVLGRTGAGLHEHCGVDASDVDIWMGTLSKTLSSCGGYICGASVLIEYLKCTAGGFVYSVGMSPPLAAAAEAALSVMQAEPERVERLRRNGHQFLALARKQGLNTGTSLGLAVIPIIVGDSLKAVTLSDRLFKRGINVQPIIHPAVPERSSRLRFFMTSEHMPEQIAQTVAAVAEELSSLETGATLIEQLMARRGA, from the coding sequence ATGACCCAGCCGTCACGCCCGCAGGACGGGCGGGCCGCGCTCGCGAGCTTCGTCACCAACCGGCTCGGCCGGGCCGCCGCGCGTCCGGCTCCGGCGGAGGCCAAGGCGCCGGCCGGCGATTCGGTGCAGGACTTCGAGAAGCTGACCGGCTATCGCGAGCTGCGCCTCCAGCGCTCGGCCGCCGACCTGATCGGCCTGAGCAACCCGTTCTTCCGGGTGCACGAGACCCGCGCCGCCGCCAACACCCGGATCGGCGGCGAGGCCTTCTCCAACTACTCGTCCTACGACTATCTCGGCCTCAACGGGCACCCCGCCGTGAGCGGGGCGGCGCGCAAGGCGATCGAGGCCTTCGGCACGTCGGCCTCGGCGAGCCGGGTCGTGGCGGGCGAGCGGCCCGGGCACATCAAGCTGGAGCGGGCGCTCGCCGCCCATTACGGCACCGAGGCCTGCGTGATCATGGTGAGCGGGCACGCCACCAACGTCACCGCCATCGGCGCCATGCTGGAAGCGCCGGACGTGATCTTCCACGACGCGCTGATCCACAACAGCGTGGTGACGGGCGCCCAGCTCTCCGGCGCCCAGCGCCGCTCCTTCGCCCACAACGACCCCGCCGCCCTCGAAAAGCTGCTGGAGGCGACCCGTCACGAGCACCGCCGGGCGCTGATCGTGATCGAGGGCCTCTACAGCATGGACGGCGACGCGCCGGATCTGGCCGCCTTCGTCGAACTGAAGCGCCGCTACGATTGCTGGCTGATGGTGGACGACGCCCACGGCCTCGGCGTCCTCGGCCGCACCGGCGCGGGCCTGCACGAGCATTGCGGGGTCGACGCGTCCGACGTCGACATCTGGATGGGCACGCTCTCGAAGACGCTCTCGTCCTGCGGCGGCTACATCTGCGGCGCCTCGGTGCTGATCGAGTACCTGAAATGCACCGCGGGCGGCTTCGTCTACAGCGTCGGCATGTCGCCGCCGCTCGCCGCCGCGGCCGAGGCCGCGCTCTCGGTGATGCAGGCCGAGCCCGAGCGGGTGGAGCGCCTGCGCCGCAACGGCCACCAGTTCCTGGCGCTCGCCAGGAAGCAGGGCCTCAACACCGGCACGAGCCTCGGGCTGGCCGTGATCCCGATCATCGTCGGCGATTCGCTCAAAGCCGTGACGCTCTCCGACCGGCTGTTCAAGCGCGGTATCAACGTGCAGCCGATCATCCACCCGGCGGTGCCGGAGCGCTCCTCGCGCCTGCGCTTCTTCATGACCTCCGAGCACATGCCGGAGCAGATCGCGCAGACGGTGGCGGCGGTGGCGGAGGAGCTGTCCTCGCTGGAAACCGGCGCCACGCTGATCGAGCAGTTGATGGCCCGCCGGGGGGCGTGA
- a CDS encoding NAD-dependent epimerase/dehydratase family protein, translated as MTEPTRSGPFPAGPVLITGASGFLGAALVDVFRAAGFSVRISVRASSPRTNLTWPDVEIVEADMRDRAAVAAAMRGQRYLVHAAADYRLWAPDMEEIVRTNRDGTRILMEEALEAGVERIVYTSSVATIKPHDDGTPADETWPLTPETAIGAYKRSKVVAERVVEEMVARDGLPAVIVNPSTPIGPRDVKPTPTGRIILDAAQGKIPAFVDTGLNLAHVDDVAAGHLLALRKGRVGERYILGGEDVMLAAMLADIAGIVGRKAPTTRLPYAVIYPIAFVSEQIARVTGKAPLATIDGVRMSKYRMFFSDAKARAELGYSARPYREGLSDAIAWFRKAGYMT; from the coding sequence ATGACAGAGCCGACCCGAAGCGGCCCGTTCCCGGCGGGGCCGGTGCTGATCACCGGTGCCAGCGGCTTCCTGGGCGCCGCCCTGGTCGACGTTTTCCGCGCGGCCGGTTTTTCCGTGCGCATCTCCGTGCGCGCCTCCTCGCCCCGCACCAACCTGACCTGGCCCGATGTCGAGATCGTCGAGGCCGACATGCGCGACCGCGCGGCGGTCGCCGCGGCCATGCGCGGCCAGCGCTACCTCGTCCATGCGGCGGCCGATTACCGGCTCTGGGCGCCGGACATGGAGGAGATCGTCCGGACCAATCGCGACGGCACGCGCATCCTGATGGAGGAGGCGCTCGAGGCCGGCGTCGAGCGGATCGTCTACACGTCGAGCGTCGCGACCATCAAACCGCACGACGACGGAACCCCCGCCGACGAGACCTGGCCGCTGACGCCGGAGACCGCCATCGGCGCCTACAAGCGCAGCAAGGTCGTGGCCGAGCGCGTGGTCGAGGAGATGGTGGCCCGCGACGGCCTGCCCGCGGTGATCGTGAACCCCTCGACGCCGATCGGTCCCCGCGACGTCAAGCCGACGCCGACCGGCCGGATCATCCTCGACGCGGCGCAGGGAAAGATCCCGGCCTTCGTCGATACCGGCCTCAACCTCGCCCATGTCGACGACGTGGCCGCCGGCCATCTGCTGGCCCTGCGCAAGGGCCGGGTCGGCGAGCGCTACATCTTGGGCGGCGAGGACGTGATGCTGGCGGCCATGCTCGCCGACATCGCGGGGATCGTCGGCCGCAAGGCGCCGACGACGCGGCTGCCCTACGCGGTGATCTACCCGATCGCGTTTGTGTCCGAGCAGATCGCGCGGGTGACCGGCAAGGCCCCGCTCGCCACCATCGACGGCGTGCGCATGTCGAAGTACCGGATGTTCTTCTCCGACGCCAAGGCACGGGCCGAACTCGGTTATTCCGCGCGGCCGTATCGGGAGGGCCTGAGCGACGCGATCGCGTGGTTCCGGAAGGCGGGGTACATGACATGA
- the shc gene encoding squalene--hopene cyclase, translating to MREAAASKVETLQRPKTRDVSLDDVERGVQSATRALTDMTQADGHICFELEADATIPSEYILFHQFRGTEPRPGLEAKIGNYLRRTQSKTHGGWALVHDGPFDMSASVKAYFALKMIGDDIEAPHMRAVRKAILQRGGAANANVFTRILLALYGEVPWTAVPVMPVEVMHLPKWFPFHLDKVSYWARCTMVPLFVIQAKKPRARNPRGVGVAELFVTPPDSVRTWPGSPHATWPWTPIFGAIDRVLQKTQGHFPKVPRQRAIDKAVAWVSERLNGEDGLGAIFPAMVNSVLMYEVLGYSSDHPQVRIALEAIEKLVAEKDDEAYVQPCLSPVWDTALTSHAMLEAGGDRAEANARAGLDWLKPLQILDIKGDWAETKPNVRPGGWAFQYANPHYPDLDDTAVVVMAMDRAQRQHGLVSGMPDYSTAIARAREWVEGLQSADGGWAAFDADNNHHYLNHIPFSDHGALLDPPTADVTARVVSMLSQLGETRETSRALDRGVTYLLNDQEKDGSWYGRWGMNFIYGTWSVLCALNAAGVDPQSLEIRKAVAWLVRIQNPDGGWGEDASSYKLDPEFEPGYSTASQTAWALLALMAVGEVDDPAVARGVNYLMRTQGTDGLWSEERYTATGFPRVFYLRYHGYPKFFPLWAMARFRNLKRGNSRQVQFGM from the coding sequence ATGCGAGAGGCGGCCGCGAGCAAGGTCGAGACGCTGCAGCGTCCCAAGACCCGCGATGTCTCCCTCGACGACGTCGAGCGCGGCGTGCAGAGCGCCACCCGCGCGCTCACCGACATGACGCAAGCCGACGGCCACATCTGCTTCGAACTGGAAGCGGACGCGACGATCCCGTCCGAATACATCCTGTTCCACCAGTTCCGCGGCACCGAGCCGCGGCCGGGGCTGGAGGCCAAGATCGGCAACTACCTGCGCCGCACGCAGTCGAAGACGCATGGCGGCTGGGCGCTCGTGCATGACGGCCCGTTCGACATGAGCGCGTCGGTGAAGGCCTATTTCGCCCTCAAGATGATCGGCGACGACATCGAGGCGCCGCACATGCGCGCCGTGCGCAAGGCGATCCTCCAGCGCGGGGGGGCTGCCAACGCCAACGTCTTCACCCGCATCCTGCTCGCCCTCTACGGCGAGGTGCCGTGGACGGCGGTGCCGGTGATGCCGGTGGAGGTGATGCACCTGCCGAAGTGGTTCCCGTTCCACCTCGACAAGGTGTCCTACTGGGCCCGCTGCACCATGGTGCCGCTGTTCGTGATCCAGGCCAAGAAGCCGCGGGCCAGGAACCCGCGCGGCGTCGGCGTGGCCGAGCTGTTCGTGACGCCGCCCGATTCGGTGCGGACCTGGCCGGGCTCGCCGCACGCCACCTGGCCGTGGACGCCGATCTTCGGCGCCATCGACCGCGTGCTTCAGAAGACGCAAGGTCACTTCCCGAAGGTGCCGCGCCAGCGCGCCATCGACAAGGCGGTCGCCTGGGTCTCCGAGCGCCTGAACGGCGAGGACGGGCTCGGCGCCATCTTCCCGGCGATGGTCAACTCGGTGCTGATGTACGAGGTGCTGGGCTATTCGAGCGACCACCCGCAGGTGAGGATCGCGCTGGAAGCCATCGAGAAGCTCGTCGCCGAGAAGGACGACGAGGCCTATGTCCAACCCTGCCTGTCGCCGGTCTGGGATACCGCGCTGACCAGCCACGCCATGCTGGAGGCCGGCGGCGACCGGGCCGAGGCCAATGCCCGCGCCGGCCTCGACTGGTTGAAGCCGCTCCAGATCCTCGACATCAAGGGCGACTGGGCGGAGACCAAGCCGAACGTGCGCCCCGGCGGCTGGGCCTTCCAGTACGCCAACCCGCACTATCCCGATCTCGACGACACCGCCGTGGTGGTGATGGCGATGGATCGTGCCCAGCGCCAGCACGGGCTGGTGAGCGGCATGCCGGACTACTCGACGGCCATCGCCCGCGCCCGCGAGTGGGTCGAGGGCCTGCAGAGCGCCGATGGCGGCTGGGCGGCGTTCGACGCCGACAACAACCACCACTACCTCAACCACATCCCGTTCTCGGATCACGGCGCCCTGCTCGATCCGCCGACCGCGGACGTGACCGCCCGCGTCGTCTCGATGCTGTCGCAGCTCGGCGAGACCCGCGAGACCAGCCGGGCGCTCGACCGCGGCGTCACCTACCTGCTCAACGACCAAGAGAAGGACGGGAGCTGGTACGGCCGCTGGGGCATGAACTTCATCTACGGCACGTGGTCGGTGCTCTGCGCGCTCAACGCCGCCGGCGTCGATCCGCAGAGCCTCGAGATCCGCAAGGCGGTGGCGTGGCTGGTCCGCATCCAGAACCCGGACGGCGGCTGGGGCGAGGACGCCTCCTCCTACAAGCTCGACCCCGAATTCGAGCCGGGCTATTCCACCGCCTCGCAGACGGCCTGGGCCCTGCTCGCGCTGATGGCGGTGGGCGAGGTGGACGATCCGGCGGTGGCCCGCGGCGTCAACTACCTGATGCGCACGCAAGGGACCGACGGTCTGTGGAGCGAGGAGCGCTACACCGCGACCGGCTTCCCGCGGGTGTTCTACCTGCGCTATCACGGCTACCCGAAGTTCTTCCCGCTCTGGGCGATGGCCCGCTTCCGCAACCTGAAGCGGGGCAACAGCCGGCAGGTGCAGTTCGGGATGTGA
- the dxs gene encoding 1-deoxy-D-xylulose-5-phosphate synthase, with product MALADTTILEGLETPDRLRLLPEGDLQRVADAVRAEMIDAVSITGGHLGSGLGVVELTVALHHVFDTPDDRIVWDVGHQCYPHKILTGRRDRIRTLRQGGGLSGFTKRSESAYDPFGAAHSSTSISAALGMAVARDLDAAQAKARGEAQPKRRNMVAVIGDGSMSAGMAYEAMNNAGALHSRLIVILNDNDMSIAPPVGAMSAYLARLASGGTYRSLRETAKQLGKLLPKALYQRAAAAEEYARSLIVGGGTMFEEMGFHYVGPVDGHNLDHLLPVLKNVRDSDQGPILLHVVTRKGKGYAPAEASADRYHGVVRFDVVSGIQAKAKANAPAYTRVFGESLIKAADADPKVVAITAAMPGGTGIDLFGKAHPDRTFDVGIAEQHAVTFAGGLATEGYKPFVAIYSTFLQRAYDQVVHDVALQNLPVRFCLDRAGLVGADGATHAGAFDLAYLCCLPNMTVMAAADEAELVHMVATAHAHDAGPIALRYPRGEGVGVELPERGEPLAIGRGRVVRRPEGARVALLSLGTRLSEALKAADALEAEGVAASVADARFAKPLDAELIVDLANSHEVLVTVEEGSVGGFGAQVLHLLSERGVLDAGRVRVRTLTLPDAYQDHDKPERMYAEAGLDADGIRRAVRDALPEQKKGNRTGRLRLA from the coding sequence TTGGCACTAGCGGACACGACGATCCTCGAAGGTCTTGAGACGCCGGATCGTCTCCGGCTTCTGCCGGAGGGGGATCTGCAGCGGGTGGCCGACGCGGTGCGCGCCGAGATGATCGATGCGGTCTCGATCACCGGGGGGCATCTCGGCTCGGGGCTCGGCGTGGTCGAACTGACGGTCGCGCTGCACCACGTGTTCGACACCCCCGACGACCGCATCGTCTGGGACGTCGGGCACCAGTGCTACCCGCACAAGATCCTGACCGGGCGGCGCGACCGCATCCGGACGCTGCGCCAGGGCGGCGGGCTGTCGGGCTTCACCAAGCGCTCGGAGAGCGCCTACGATCCCTTCGGCGCGGCGCATTCCTCCACCTCGATCTCGGCCGCGCTCGGCATGGCGGTCGCCCGCGACCTCGACGCGGCGCAGGCGAAGGCCAGGGGCGAGGCGCAGCCGAAGCGCCGCAACATGGTGGCGGTGATCGGCGACGGCTCGATGTCGGCGGGCATGGCCTACGAGGCGATGAACAACGCCGGCGCCCTGCACTCGCGCCTGATCGTCATCCTCAACGACAACGACATGTCGATCGCGCCGCCCGTCGGCGCCATGTCGGCCTACCTCGCAAGGCTCGCCTCGGGCGGCACCTACCGCTCCTTGCGCGAGACCGCCAAGCAACTGGGCAAGCTCCTGCCCAAGGCGCTCTACCAGCGCGCGGCGGCGGCCGAGGAATACGCCCGCTCGCTGATCGTCGGCGGCGGGACGATGTTCGAGGAGATGGGCTTCCACTACGTCGGCCCGGTCGACGGGCACAACCTCGACCACCTGCTGCCCGTGCTCAAGAACGTGCGCGACTCGGACCAGGGCCCGATCCTGCTCCACGTGGTGACGCGGAAGGGCAAGGGCTACGCGCCGGCCGAGGCCTCGGCCGACCGCTACCACGGCGTGGTCAGGTTCGACGTGGTGTCGGGGATCCAGGCCAAGGCCAAGGCCAACGCCCCGGCCTATACGCGGGTGTTCGGCGAGAGCCTGATCAAGGCGGCGGACGCCGATCCGAAGGTGGTGGCGATCACCGCGGCCATGCCCGGCGGCACCGGCATCGACCTGTTCGGCAAGGCGCACCCGGACAGGACGTTCGACGTCGGCATCGCCGAGCAGCACGCGGTGACCTTCGCCGGCGGCCTGGCGACGGAAGGCTACAAGCCGTTCGTGGCGATCTACTCGACCTTCCTGCAGCGGGCCTACGATCAGGTCGTGCACGATGTCGCGCTTCAGAACCTGCCGGTGCGCTTCTGCCTCGACCGGGCGGGCCTGGTCGGCGCGGACGGGGCGACGCATGCGGGCGCGTTCGATCTGGCCTATCTGTGCTGCCTGCCGAACATGACGGTGATGGCGGCCGCCGACGAGGCCGAACTGGTGCACATGGTGGCGACCGCCCACGCGCACGACGCGGGGCCGATCGCGCTGCGCTATCCCCGCGGCGAGGGCGTGGGCGTCGAGCTGCCCGAGCGGGGCGAGCCTCTGGCGATCGGCCGGGGCCGTGTGGTGCGGCGTCCGGAGGGGGCGCGGGTGGCGCTGCTGTCGCTCGGCACGCGTCTGTCGGAGGCGCTGAAGGCGGCCGACGCGCTGGAGGCCGAGGGCGTGGCGGCGAGCGTGGCGGACGCGCGCTTCGCCAAGCCGCTGGACGCGGAGCTGATCGTGGATCTGGCGAACAGCCACGAGGTTCTGGTGACGGTGGAGGAGGGCTCGGTCGGCGGCTTCGGCGCACAGGTGCTGCACCTGCTGTCGGAGCGGGGCGTTCTGGATGCGGGCCGGGTCCGGGTGCGCACCCTGACCCTGCCCGATGCGTACCAGGACCACGACAAGCCCGAAAGGATGTACGCCGAGGCCGGGCTCGACGCCGACGGCATCCGCAGGGCCGTCCGCGACGCCCTGCCGGAGCAGAAGAAGGGCAACCGGACCGGGCGCCTGCGCCTCGCCTGA
- the hpnE gene encoding hydroxysqualene dehydroxylase HpnE translates to MTATAHVVGAGLAGLSAAAALAEAGNRVVLHEAAKQAGGRCRSYFDPSLGLTIDNGNHLLLSGNRSALDFLRRVGAPDDALTGPDEATFDFADIRTGERWTLRPNEGRLPWWVLRAGRRVPGTRARDYLAPVSLMMAASGNKPGRSGTIAEKMSCEGPLYERLWHPVLLAALNTDPRESDVGLAAAILRETLGAGGRACRPLVAVEGLSSAFVDPALRYLEARGAEIRYGRRLRALTLGQGRIERLDFTDEPTALGPDDAVVLALPPWVTSELLPGTPAPQEFRSIVNAHFAVKPPETAPLLLGVVGGLTEWLFAYPDRFSVTISGADRLLEEGREDLARRIWVEIADLNGLARELPSWQIVKEKRATFAATPAEAARRPGAATRTRNLVLAGDWTETGLPSTIEGAIRSGTNAAQALFRTGMCGRAQAQGVA, encoded by the coding sequence ATGACGGCAACGGCTCACGTCGTCGGCGCCGGGCTCGCCGGCCTCTCGGCGGCCGCCGCGCTGGCGGAGGCGGGCAACCGCGTCGTGCTGCACGAGGCGGCCAAGCAGGCGGGCGGGCGCTGCCGCTCCTACTTCGACCCGTCGCTCGGCCTGACCATCGACAACGGCAACCACCTGCTCCTGTCGGGCAACCGCTCGGCGCTGGACTTCCTGCGGCGGGTCGGGGCGCCCGACGACGCTCTCACCGGGCCCGACGAGGCAACCTTCGACTTCGCCGATATCCGTACCGGCGAGCGCTGGACCCTGCGCCCGAACGAGGGCCGCCTGCCCTGGTGGGTGCTGCGGGCGGGCCGGCGCGTGCCGGGCACCCGCGCGCGGGACTATCTCGCGCCGGTCTCCCTGATGATGGCCGCCTCCGGCAACAAGCCCGGCAGGAGCGGCACGATCGCGGAAAAAATGTCCTGCGAGGGGCCGCTCTACGAGCGGCTCTGGCACCCGGTTCTGCTCGCGGCCCTCAACACCGATCCGCGCGAGAGCGATGTCGGGCTCGCCGCCGCCATCCTGCGCGAGACGCTGGGCGCGGGCGGACGGGCCTGCCGCCCGCTCGTCGCGGTCGAGGGCCTGTCCAGCGCCTTCGTCGATCCGGCCCTGCGCTACCTCGAAGCCCGCGGTGCCGAGATCCGCTACGGCCGGCGCCTGCGCGCCCTCACCCTCGGGCAGGGCCGCATCGAGCGCCTCGACTTCACCGACGAGCCGACCGCGCTCGGCCCCGACGATGCCGTGGTGCTGGCCCTGCCGCCCTGGGTGACGAGCGAACTCCTGCCCGGTACCCCCGCGCCGCAGGAATTCCGCTCGATCGTCAACGCGCATTTCGCCGTGAAGCCCCCGGAAACCGCGCCGCTGCTGCTCGGCGTCGTCGGCGGGCTGACCGAGTGGCTGTTCGCCTACCCCGACCGTTTCTCGGTGACCATCAGCGGTGCGGACCGCCTGCTGGAGGAGGGCCGCGAGGATCTGGCGCGCCGGATCTGGGTCGAGATCGCGGACCTCAACGGACTTGCACGGGAATTGCCTAGCTGGCAGATCGTCAAGGAGAAGCGGGCGACCTTCGCGGCGACGCCCGCGGAAGCCGCGCGCCGTCCCGGCGCCGCGACACGCACCCGGAATCTGGTTCTGGCGGGCGATTGGACGGAGACGGGCCTGCCCTCGACCATCGAGGGCGCGATCCGCTCCGGAACGAACGCCGCGCAAGCCCTGTTCCGCACCGGCATGTGCGGACGGGCACAGGCACAGGGAGTCGCTTGA
- the hpnD gene encoding presqualene diphosphate synthase HpnD: MSATASPMPGETAEAPALPAAGSSFYTAMRLLPRERREAMYAVYAFCRSVDDVADDGGPREVRAAELDRWRAEIDALYAGHPPARVKPLEEPMRRFGLEREDFLAVIDGMAMDAEEDIVAPSEAKLDLYCDRVASAVGRLSVRIFGMPEEEGVRLAWHQGRALQLTNILRDIDEDATRGRLYLPMEKFHRIGLMNPTPQTALAHPRLGEVCAAVAAEADEHYRRTWAIIERSPRRATKAARLMAAAYRLYLDAVVKRGWAAPRARVKPGKLSLLRVALRHGIV; the protein is encoded by the coding sequence ATGAGTGCCACCGCCAGCCCGATGCCGGGTGAGACCGCCGAGGCGCCCGCCCTGCCGGCCGCCGGCTCGTCCTTCTACACGGCGATGCGTCTGCTCCCCAGGGAGCGGCGCGAGGCGATGTACGCCGTCTACGCCTTCTGCCGCTCGGTCGACGACGTGGCCGACGACGGCGGCCCGCGCGAGGTGCGCGCGGCCGAGCTCGACCGCTGGCGGGCCGAGATCGACGCGCTCTACGCCGGCCATCCGCCCGCCCGGGTGAAGCCGCTCGAAGAGCCGATGCGCCGGTTCGGGCTCGAGCGCGAGGATTTTCTAGCCGTCATCGACGGCATGGCGATGGACGCGGAAGAAGATATCGTCGCCCCTTCGGAGGCCAAGCTCGATCTCTACTGCGACCGGGTGGCGAGCGCCGTCGGGCGGCTCTCGGTGCGCATCTTCGGCATGCCGGAGGAGGAGGGCGTCCGCTTGGCGTGGCACCAGGGCCGGGCGCTGCAACTCACCAACATCCTGCGCGACATCGACGAGGACGCGACGCGCGGGCGCCTCTACCTGCCGATGGAAAAGTTCCACAGGATCGGCCTGATGAACCCGACCCCGCAGACCGCCCTGGCGCATCCGCGCCTGGGCGAGGTCTGCGCGGCGGTCGCCGCGGAAGCGGACGAGCACTATCGCCGGACCTGGGCGATCATCGAGCGCAGCCCGCGCCGGGCGACCAAGGCGGCCCGCCTGATGGCGGCGGCCTACCGGCTCTATCTCGACGCCGTGGTGAAACGCGGCTGGGCCGCCCCCCGCGCGCGGGTAAAACCCGGAAAACTCTCCCTCCTCCGCGTCGCGCTGCGCCACGGGATTGTCTGA
- the hpnC gene encoding squalene synthase HpnC gives MSAALETATDARTGKGRHDENFPVASHLIHPRHRGAILAFYDYVRAGDDVADHTGLSPERKIAMLDALADALTGKGGSDPSVEPLKRELAAHGQPPTHALELLDAFRMDARKSRYTDWDELIHYCRYSAMPVGRFVLDVHGEDPARVYETSDAICAALQVLNHLQDCGKDFRDLDRVYIPLDVMRKHGAEASMLGADRATPELRAVFRELAERTLRLLEEGAPLPNRIEDFRLSLEIAAIHRLAVVLTKGLLTRDPLCEKVHHGKAAFALTALGGIAATLVRRPFRSRAPRPAPAGAGR, from the coding sequence ATGAGCGCCGCGCTCGAGACCGCGACCGACGCCCGCACCGGCAAGGGCCGGCACGACGAGAACTTTCCCGTCGCCTCGCACCTGATCCATCCGCGCCATCGCGGGGCGATCCTCGCCTTCTACGACTATGTGCGGGCGGGCGACGACGTCGCCGACCACACCGGGCTGTCGCCCGAGCGCAAGATCGCGATGCTCGACGCGCTCGCCGACGCGCTCACCGGCAAGGGCGGCTCCGACCCCTCGGTCGAGCCGCTGAAGCGGGAGCTGGCCGCGCACGGCCAGCCGCCGACCCACGCGCTCGAACTGCTCGACGCCTTCCGCATGGATGCGCGCAAGTCCCGCTACACGGATTGGGACGAACTGATCCATTATTGCCGCTACTCGGCGATGCCGGTCGGGCGCTTCGTGCTCGACGTGCACGGCGAGGATCCGGCCCGCGTCTACGAGACCTCCGACGCCATCTGCGCCGCGCTCCAGGTGCTCAATCACCTCCAGGATTGCGGCAAGGATTTTCGCGATCTCGACCGGGTCTACATCCCGCTGGACGTGATGCGCAAGCACGGCGCCGAGGCGTCGATGCTGGGGGCCGACCGGGCGACGCCCGAACTGCGGGCCGTGTTCCGCGAACTCGCCGAGCGCACGCTTCGGCTCTTGGAGGAGGGCGCGCCGCTGCCGAATCGCATCGAGGATTTTCGCCTGAGCCTGGAGATCGCCGCGATCCATCGGCTGGCCGTCGTCCTCACCAAGGGCCTGCTGACCCGCGATCCGCTCTGCGAAAAGGTCCATCACGGCAAGGCCGCCTTCGCGCTCACCGCGCTCGGCGGCATCGCCGCCACGCTGGTGCGCCGCCCGTTCCGGTCGCGCGCGCCCCGTCCCGCCCCTGCCGGAGCCGGCCGATGA